The proteins below are encoded in one region of Ephemeroptericola cinctiostellae:
- a CDS encoding sulfite exporter TauE/SafE family protein — protein MKIRHLDLEDTTLNPAHAALGIPPVEYEVTHAQEHPILKIAAYVVVATLVALAAYLLYSLFFGQHSQSGVELINGALHNPLFWSALLVGLIAQVIDGALGMAYGITSSTFLLALGAPPALASGATHLAEVFTTGVSGVSHLKLGNVNKKLFLSLVIPGVIGALVGTYVLTNVDGKVLKPYISAYLLVMGLYILSKAFRRFTVQHEIHLRKIIPLAVLGGFVDTTGGGGWGPVVTTSLVGAGHNPRTTIGSVNFAEFFLTVSVAAAFFTLLDASVWSIVAGLVIGGLFAAPFAAYATRHFQTKTLLVLVGTLITLVSTYNLYSLLK, from the coding sequence ATGAAAATCCGTCACCTTGACCTTGAGGACACCACGCTCAACCCCGCACATGCCGCATTGGGCATCCCGCCTGTTGAATATGAAGTTACCCATGCCCAAGAGCATCCCATCTTGAAGATTGCGGCATACGTGGTGGTTGCCACTTTGGTGGCCTTAGCCGCGTATTTGCTTTACAGCTTATTTTTTGGACAGCACAGCCAAAGTGGGGTTGAGTTGATTAACGGTGCACTGCACAATCCCTTGTTTTGGAGTGCGCTTTTGGTGGGTTTGATTGCGCAAGTGATTGATGGTGCCTTGGGCATGGCCTACGGCATCACCTCAAGCACGTTTTTACTCGCACTGGGTGCGCCGCCTGCATTGGCAAGTGGGGCGACACATTTGGCTGAGGTTTTCACCACTGGTGTTTCAGGTGTGTCGCATTTGAAATTGGGCAATGTGAATAAAAAATTGTTTTTGAGCCTTGTCATTCCTGGGGTCATCGGGGCGTTGGTCGGCACGTATGTTCTGACCAATGTGGACGGCAAAGTGCTGAAGCCATACATCAGCGCTTACTTGTTGGTCATGGGTTTGTATATTTTAAGCAAAGCTTTTCGTCGTTTCACGGTACAGCATGAAATTCATTTGAGAAAAATCATTCCGTTGGCCGTTTTGGGTGGCTTTGTGGACACCACGGGTGGTGGCGGTTGGGGGCCTGTGGTCACAACATCGTTGGTCGGGGCTGGTCACAACCCACGCACGACGATTGGTTCGGTTAATTTTGCAGAGTTTTTCTTGACTGTTTCGGTGGCGGCTGCTTTTTTCACTTTACTTGATGCGAGTGTGTGGTCGATTGTCGCGGGGTTGGTCATTGGTGGTTTGTTTGCTGCACCATTTGCGGCCTATGCGACGCGCCATTTTCAAACCAAAACGTTACTGGTTTTGGTGGGGACATTGATTACTTTGGTCAGCACATACAATTTGTACAGCTTGCTCAAATGA
- a CDS encoding CysB family HTH-type transcriptional regulator: MNFQQLRILRETVRHQFNLTDVASALYTSQSGVSKHIKDLEDELGLTLFVRKGKRLVDLTEPGRELVVIAERILLDAHNAKNLASHYVDRDEGELVIAATHTQSRYALPRVVREFKKTYPNVRLKLHQGSPHEIAQMLQDGEADIGVATEALAHVNELLSFKFYAWRHAVVVPHDHPLVGEPSLSFEAIAQHPIMTYHEGFTGRSVIDERFRAARCKPNVILSALDSDVIKTYVELGLGVGIIASVAFDANKDSGLTLLDASHLFPQNMTRIAVRQGHFLRGFAYHFMQLCNPELNEEMIKSIKTQTVFSE; this comes from the coding sequence ATGAATTTCCAACAATTGCGTATTTTGCGTGAAACAGTGCGTCATCAATTTAATTTGACGGATGTGGCCAGTGCACTGTACACGTCGCAATCCGGCGTATCCAAGCACATCAAAGATTTGGAGGATGAGCTGGGGCTGACGTTGTTTGTGCGTAAAGGTAAACGGCTGGTGGATTTGACCGAGCCGGGGCGTGAGCTCGTGGTGATTGCTGAGCGGATTTTGTTAGATGCGCATAATGCCAAAAACCTTGCCAGCCACTACGTTGACCGCGATGAAGGCGAGCTGGTGATTGCTGCGACGCACACGCAATCGCGGTATGCTTTGCCGCGTGTGGTGCGTGAATTCAAAAAAACTTACCCGAATGTACGCCTCAAACTGCATCAAGGCAGTCCGCATGAAATCGCTCAAATGTTGCAAGATGGTGAGGCCGACATTGGCGTGGCCACCGAAGCATTGGCGCACGTGAATGAGCTGCTGTCGTTTAAATTTTATGCATGGCGGCATGCGGTGGTTGTGCCACACGATCATCCCTTGGTGGGTGAGCCCTCATTGAGCTTTGAAGCCATTGCGCAACACCCGATCATGACCTACCACGAGGGATTTACAGGGCGCAGCGTGATCGATGAGCGTTTCAGGGCGGCTCGTTGCAAGCCCAACGTCATTTTGTCGGCACTGGATTCGGACGTCATCAAAACCTATGTTGAACTGGGATTGGGGGTGGGCATCATTGCCAGTGTCGCGTTCGATGCCAATAAAGACAGCGGTTTGACTTTGCTGGATGCCAGTCATTTATTCCCACAAAACATGACCCGCATCGCTGTGCGTCAAGGTCATTTTTTACGGGGTTTTGCTTATCATTTCATGCAGTTGTGTAACCCAGAGTTGAATGAAGAGATGATCAAATCAATTAAGACACAAACGGTGTTCAGTGAATAG
- a CDS encoding bifunctional transcriptional activator/DNA repair enzyme AdaA: MDQHNNQFTHFDRVADAIAFIQAKLHDQPSLDAIAEHVGLSPYHFQRIFSEWAGTSPKKFLQFLSISYAKKLLKQPHTSIQDAAFETGLSGASRLHDLFIHIEGMTPGEYRNGGEGLTIHYSFARTLFGPLLVASTAKGICHMAFCTNEKAALTGLKHEFPNAHYLLMLDEFQQNALLIFNYTWHELHPIKLHLKGTSFQLKVWASLLNIPLGELASYGELAARIGQPKAARAVGSAIAHNPIAYLIPCHRVIQATGTLGNYRWEASRKAAMIGWELAHVQHADE; encoded by the coding sequence ATGGATCAGCACAACAATCAGTTCACTCATTTTGACCGAGTGGCCGATGCCATTGCCTTCATTCAAGCCAAGCTCCACGATCAACCCAGCCTGGATGCCATTGCTGAACATGTGGGCTTGAGCCCCTACCATTTTCAACGCATATTCAGCGAATGGGCTGGCACCAGCCCGAAGAAGTTTCTGCAATTTTTAAGTATTTCTTACGCAAAAAAACTGCTCAAACAACCCCACACCTCAATACAAGATGCCGCTTTTGAAACAGGTTTATCGGGAGCCAGTCGCCTGCATGACCTGTTCATCCACATCGAAGGCATGACACCTGGTGAATATAGAAATGGTGGCGAAGGCCTAACCATCCATTACAGCTTTGCTCGCACGCTGTTTGGCCCCCTCTTGGTCGCCTCGACAGCCAAAGGCATTTGCCACATGGCCTTTTGTACGAATGAAAAAGCCGCGCTCACAGGGCTTAAGCATGAATTCCCCAATGCACATTACCTTCTGATGCTTGATGAGTTTCAACAAAACGCCTTATTGATTTTCAATTACACATGGCATGAACTGCACCCCATCAAATTGCATCTCAAAGGCACGAGCTTTCAGCTCAAAGTCTGGGCCAGTCTGCTCAACATCCCTTTGGGCGAACTCGCATCCTATGGCGAGCTCGCCGCCCGCATCGGTCAACCCAAAGCCGCACGCGCTGTGGGCTCGGCCATCGCCCACAACCCCATCGCTTACCTGATCCCCTGCCATCGGGTCATTCAAGCCACGGGCACCCTGGGCAATTACCGCTGGGAGGCCTCACGCAAAGCCGCCATGATTGGCTGGGAATTGGCGCATGTGCAACATGCCGACGAGTGA